A single Harpia harpyja isolate bHarHar1 chromosome 6, bHarHar1 primary haplotype, whole genome shotgun sequence DNA region contains:
- the LOC128143456 gene encoding sulfotransferase 6B1-like produces the protein MSNPSEAELIHMFKGIPFTIRSSPELLKSLDTFDAREDDVLLVSYPKSGTHWLAGVTAKLYNTQVTLTSPIEFGDISRLEELNKLSSKRIIPTHLDYNMLPPNFKKKKCKMIYISRNPKDTAVSMYHYYRDNPNLPTVDTWTAFFDLFLKGDVVCGSWFDHFLSWEEHANDRNILFLFYEDMKKDLSKIVKEISLFLGLNVSDNDIQDICKKSSFSEMKSDTEKENSDPSHTVCALTSNRRLIFRKGAVGDWKNHFTPKQNRRFEEIFNEKMKLSKMARSLTYEF, from the exons ATGTCCAACCCCAGTGAGGCAGAACTCATTCACATGTTTAAGGGGATTCCCTTTACCATCAGGTCTTCTCCAGAACTTTTAAAATCCTTGGATACTTTTGATGCTAGAGAAGATGATGTCCTTTTGGTTTCCTATCCCAAATCTG GCACTCACTGGCTTGCAGGAGTTACAGCAAAGCTTTACAATACTCAAGTTACACTAACATCACCCATTGAATTTGGAGACATATCCAGACTGGAGGAACTGAATAAACTCTCATCAAAGAGAATCATCCCAACGCACTTAGACTACAACATGTTACCtccaaattttaagaaaaaaaaatgcaag ATGATCTACATCAGCAGAAATCCAAAAGATACTGCAGTTTCCATGTATCATTACTACAGAGATAACCCAAACCTTCCCACTGTAGACACCTGGACTGCTTTCTTTGACTTGTTCTTAAAAGGAGATG TTGTCTGTGGATCCTGGTTTGATCATTTCCTAAGTTGGGAAGAACACGCAAATGACAGAAACATCCTGTTTTTGTTCTACGAAGACATGAAGAAG GATCTCTCTAAGATTGTAAAGGAAATTAGTCTGTTCCTGGGTTTAAACGTCAGTGACAATGATATCCAAGACATCTGCAAGAAGTCCTCTTTCTCAGAGATGAAAAGcgacacagaaaaggaaaacagtgatcCCAGTCACACCGTTTGTGCACTGACATCCAACAGGAGGCTGATTTTCCGAAAAG GCGCTGTTGGTGATTGGAAGAACCATTTCACTCCAAAACAGAATCGAAGGTTTGAGGAGATatttaatgagaaaatgaaaCTCAGCAAAATGGCAAGAAGTCTCACCTATGAATTTTGA